From a single Anoplolepis gracilipes chromosome 3, ASM4749672v1, whole genome shotgun sequence genomic region:
- the LOC140663982 gene encoding nucleoredoxin, which produces MAACVGEQVSTVNVAKNKAPGKQLYWQHRLFGKQLLRCNQVGDTRKSIDSATASLVHEDGRPACEIIGMYFSFVNPGATCDDFTRQLVELYANVNGTDSSGAGERDRKKRFEVVHVVLWSNVTDVLDFDDSFRAHVADLPWLVVPNRDYERKTRLTRRYRIKAGVPTLILLEGSNGSIVTRGGVERTVADPTGLEFPWRPPHPKAALEDGPLLPCGARDSNEPMLHEELRYCYKGVYFSAHWCPPCKAFTPQLVDMYQRIRERGGNFEVIFVSSDRSEDSYNAYTETMPWLRIPFNQEERRRKLARAFDVQAIPTLVVLDSRDNIITLDGRAELIEDPEGLNFPWTNRLVNILTEKYATSLHDAPAIILFVEGEDCEIQFGESVLLPAAQEYRRGQPDYDPNFDDPEDDMLQFYIALDCETSDILREFIGLDDAVPLLTAIDIPRGIYVVMEDGAEISVDSVQQFVDKFLNDKLPINKITAVHKVSKTNEHMSA; this is translated from the exons ATGGCCGCGTGTGTCGGTGAGCAGGTATCTACGGTGAATGTCGCGAAGAATAAAGCACCCGGTAAGCAGTTATATTGGCAGCACCGGCTGTTTGGCAAGCAGCTGCTGCGCTGCAATCAGGTTGGTGACACGAGGAAGTCGATTGACTCGGCGACCGCGTCGCTCGTCCACGAGGACGGCCGGCCGGCCTGCGAGATCATTGGCATGTACTTTAGCTTCGTGAATCCTGGTGCGACCTGCGACGACTTCACGCGTCAGCTGGTTGAGCTTTACGCAAATGTCAACGGTACGGATAGCAGCGGAGCCGGCGAGCGTGACAGGAAGAAGAGATTCGAGGTGGTGCACGTGGTACTCTGGAGCAACGTTACCGACGTGCTCGATTTCGATGACAGCTTCCGCGCCCACGTAGCCGATTTACCCTGGCTCGTCGTGCCGAATCGAGATTACGAAAGGAAg ACCAGGTTGACTCGAAGGTATCGGATAAAAGCAGGCGTACCGACGTTGATCCTGCTCGAGGGGTCCAACGGCTCCATAGTGACAAGAGGAGGTGTCGAACGAACTGTCGCTGATCCCACCGGCCTAGAATTCCCTTGGAGACCTCCACATCCAAAAGCTGCCCTTGAAGATGGACCTCTCCTGCCATGCGGTGCCCGCGATAGCAATGAACCTATGTTGCATGAGGAACTCCGCTACTGTTACAAGGGAGTTTATTTCAGTGCACATTGG TGTCCACCTTGTAAAGCATTCACTCCGCAACTCGTGGACATGTATCAACGAATTCGGGAGAGAGGTGGCAATTTCGAAGTAATTTTCGTAAGTTCGGATAG GAGCGAGGACTCTTATAATGCATACACGGAAACAATGCCTTGGCTAAGGATACCTTTCAATCAGGAAGAAAGACGCCGAAAATTGGCAAGGGCTTTCGATGTTCAAGCAATACCGACTCTAGTTGTTCTGGATTCTCGTGACAACATAATCACTCTAGATGGACGCGCCGAATTGATCGAAGATCCAGAAGgattg aattttccTTGGACAAATAGACTGGTAAATATATTGACAGAAAAATATGCTACGTCGTTACACGATGCTCCAGCcattattttgtttgtcg AAGGAGAAGATTGTGAGATTCAATTTGGAGAAAGTGTATTACTACCAGCTGCACAAGAGTACAGAAGAGGTCAACCTGATTATGATCCAAATTTTGATGACCCTGAAGATGATATGTTGCAGTTCTATATTGCTTTAGAT TGTGAAACGTCCGACATTCTTCGTGAATTTATTGGTTTGGATGATGCGGTACCTCTTTTGACTGCTATAGATATTCCACGAGGAATATATGTAGTGATGGAAGACGGTGCTGAAATTTCCGTGGACTCTGTACAACAGTTTGTTGATAAATTTCTCAACGACAAATTGCCGATCAATAAAATAACGGCAGTGCATAAAGTATCAAAAACAAATGAACATATGTCAGCTTAA
- the Cdc45 gene encoding cell division control protein 45 homolog isoform X2 — MTFLHRCLLLVNFDIDAICACRILQQLFKNDHIIYTLVPVQGIQDMINAFDENCEEIKNVIMINCGGTLDLVELLRPDESVVFFILDSHRPYDLCNIYSENQICILGKLDEDDEIPEYNDIFRDDSSDEEDINEESDNESENRQSKKRRLNEEDILRRSERRKWVENRATILFNYLQYSYYGKSSAIVVFEMAWNMSKDNLDMAWWAIVGSTEQSILSKVESRIAVLEEGSLQAHVSRLTHRQGIDIDNQQQQQSIVKVTYDKDLQLALYRHWTVEASLKYSMSTAVSLRLWSIRGEQRLKEVLAEMGLPLVQSRQLFRAMDLSFRQEFRQMVEKLAGKYNVNSIIGTSFTLQYGYRFKYCASDMVYAMLALLDSTTKDRQPQRCFLDALDCLSRTKKDILENGIEKAKLMLHNIFKTAQSILEAKQVKNFGSFLYLNVPDGNIDTYLFAHPHPLIMLAQFALKAYVSSSRNRRASEWPLVASAIFSAEEGSCLLVGIPPVCEDQPRSLFGKAFEQAAKNKNCYVEADYFDSTIIRLKIEERPKFLDALAALLT, encoded by the exons ATGACGTTCCTACAC agGTGTTTACTTCTGGTGAATTTTGACATTGATGCAATCTGTGCCTGTAGAATATTACaacaactttttaaaaatgatcacataatatatactctTGTACCTGTCCAAGGCATTCAGGATATGATAAATGCATTTGATGAAAATTGCGAAGAG ataaaaaatgttataatgaTAAACTGTGGTGGTACTCTAGATTTAGTGGAATTACTTCGACCAGATGAATCTGTAGTATTCTTTATTCTCGACAGTCATAGACCTTAtgatttatgcaatatatattcagaaaatCAAATATGTATTCTTGGTAAACTTGATGAAGATGATGAAATTCcagaatataatgatattttccgAGATGATAGC tcAGATGAAGAGGACATAAATGAAGAATCAGACAATGAAAGTGAAAACAGACAAAGTAAAAAACGAAGATTGAATGAAGAGGATATTTTGAGGAGAAGTGAACGAAGGAAATGGGTTGAAAATAGGGcaacaattctttttaattatttgcaatacaGTTATTATGGCAAATCA AGTGCGATAGTGGTATTTGAAATGGCTTGGAATATGTCAAAAGATAATTTAGATATGGCATGGTGGGCCATAGTTGGTTCAACAGAACAGTCAATTCTTAGTAAAGTGGAATCACGAATAGCTGTTCTTGAAGAAGGTTCTCTCCAAGCCCATGTTTCCAGATTAACACATAGACAAGGCATTGATATTGATAAtcaacaacagcagcagaGTATTGTTAAAGTTACTTATGACAAAGA TCTGCAACTAGCATTATATCGTCATTGGACTGTTGAAGctagtttaaaatattcaatgtcAACTGCAGTATCGTTACGCCTCTGGTCCATTAGAGGAGAACAACGTTTGAAAGAAGTTTTAGCAGAAATGGGTTTACCTCTAGTGCAATCCAGGCAATTGTTTCGTGCAATGGATCTTTCTTTTAGACAAGAATTTAGGCAAATGGTTGAAAAATTAGCTGGGAAATATAATGTCAATAGCATTATTGGCACTAGTTTTACTCTCCAATATGGTTAtcgttttaaatattgtgCTTCAGACATGGTATATGCTATGTTGGCTTTACTGGATTCTACA acAAAGGACAGACAACCACAGCGTTGCTTCTTAGACGCACTGGATTGTTTATCACGTacgaaaaaagatattttggaAAATGGCATAGAAAAAGCAAAGCTTATGCttcataacatttttaaaactgcACAGAGTATATTAGAAGCTAAGCAAGTAAAGAATTTTGGTTCATTTTTGTATCTCAATGTGCCAGATGGGAATATAGATACTTATTTATTCGCACATCCTCATCCTTTGATTATGTTAGCTCAATTTGCTCTTAAGGCGTACGTAAGTTCTTCGAGAAATAGACGTGCCTCTGAATGGCCCCTTGTAGCCTCTGCAATATTTAGCGCAGAGGAAGGATCATGTCTTCTCGTTGGTATACCACCAGTTTGCGAGGATCAACCCAGGag TTTATTTGGAAAAGCATTCGAGCAagctgcaaaaaataaaaattgttacgttGAAgcagattattttgatagcaCAA tAATAAGACTGAAAATCGAGGAAAGACCCAAGTTTCTTGATGCTCTGGCAGCACTCCTTACATGA
- the Cdc45 gene encoding cell division control protein 45 homolog isoform X1 produces the protein MFVTNLEKDFYDVIQKSRCLLLVNFDIDAICACRILQQLFKNDHIIYTLVPVQGIQDMINAFDENCEEIKNVIMINCGGTLDLVELLRPDESVVFFILDSHRPYDLCNIYSENQICILGKLDEDDEIPEYNDIFRDDSSDEEDINEESDNESENRQSKKRRLNEEDILRRSERRKWVENRATILFNYLQYSYYGKSSAIVVFEMAWNMSKDNLDMAWWAIVGSTEQSILSKVESRIAVLEEGSLQAHVSRLTHRQGIDIDNQQQQQSIVKVTYDKDLQLALYRHWTVEASLKYSMSTAVSLRLWSIRGEQRLKEVLAEMGLPLVQSRQLFRAMDLSFRQEFRQMVEKLAGKYNVNSIIGTSFTLQYGYRFKYCASDMVYAMLALLDSTTKDRQPQRCFLDALDCLSRTKKDILENGIEKAKLMLHNIFKTAQSILEAKQVKNFGSFLYLNVPDGNIDTYLFAHPHPLIMLAQFALKAYVSSSRNRRASEWPLVASAIFSAEEGSCLLVGIPPVCEDQPRSLFGKAFEQAAKNKNCYVEADYFDSTIIRLKIEERPKFLDALAALLT, from the exons ATGTTCGTGACGAACCTAGAGAAGGATTTCTACGATGTGATACAAAAAAGC agGTGTTTACTTCTGGTGAATTTTGACATTGATGCAATCTGTGCCTGTAGAATATTACaacaactttttaaaaatgatcacataatatatactctTGTACCTGTCCAAGGCATTCAGGATATGATAAATGCATTTGATGAAAATTGCGAAGAG ataaaaaatgttataatgaTAAACTGTGGTGGTACTCTAGATTTAGTGGAATTACTTCGACCAGATGAATCTGTAGTATTCTTTATTCTCGACAGTCATAGACCTTAtgatttatgcaatatatattcagaaaatCAAATATGTATTCTTGGTAAACTTGATGAAGATGATGAAATTCcagaatataatgatattttccgAGATGATAGC tcAGATGAAGAGGACATAAATGAAGAATCAGACAATGAAAGTGAAAACAGACAAAGTAAAAAACGAAGATTGAATGAAGAGGATATTTTGAGGAGAAGTGAACGAAGGAAATGGGTTGAAAATAGGGcaacaattctttttaattatttgcaatacaGTTATTATGGCAAATCA AGTGCGATAGTGGTATTTGAAATGGCTTGGAATATGTCAAAAGATAATTTAGATATGGCATGGTGGGCCATAGTTGGTTCAACAGAACAGTCAATTCTTAGTAAAGTGGAATCACGAATAGCTGTTCTTGAAGAAGGTTCTCTCCAAGCCCATGTTTCCAGATTAACACATAGACAAGGCATTGATATTGATAAtcaacaacagcagcagaGTATTGTTAAAGTTACTTATGACAAAGA TCTGCAACTAGCATTATATCGTCATTGGACTGTTGAAGctagtttaaaatattcaatgtcAACTGCAGTATCGTTACGCCTCTGGTCCATTAGAGGAGAACAACGTTTGAAAGAAGTTTTAGCAGAAATGGGTTTACCTCTAGTGCAATCCAGGCAATTGTTTCGTGCAATGGATCTTTCTTTTAGACAAGAATTTAGGCAAATGGTTGAAAAATTAGCTGGGAAATATAATGTCAATAGCATTATTGGCACTAGTTTTACTCTCCAATATGGTTAtcgttttaaatattgtgCTTCAGACATGGTATATGCTATGTTGGCTTTACTGGATTCTACA acAAAGGACAGACAACCACAGCGTTGCTTCTTAGACGCACTGGATTGTTTATCACGTacgaaaaaagatattttggaAAATGGCATAGAAAAAGCAAAGCTTATGCttcataacatttttaaaactgcACAGAGTATATTAGAAGCTAAGCAAGTAAAGAATTTTGGTTCATTTTTGTATCTCAATGTGCCAGATGGGAATATAGATACTTATTTATTCGCACATCCTCATCCTTTGATTATGTTAGCTCAATTTGCTCTTAAGGCGTACGTAAGTTCTTCGAGAAATAGACGTGCCTCTGAATGGCCCCTTGTAGCCTCTGCAATATTTAGCGCAGAGGAAGGATCATGTCTTCTCGTTGGTATACCACCAGTTTGCGAGGATCAACCCAGGag TTTATTTGGAAAAGCATTCGAGCAagctgcaaaaaataaaaattgttacgttGAAgcagattattttgatagcaCAA tAATAAGACTGAAAATCGAGGAAAGACCCAAGTTTCTTGATGCTCTGGCAGCACTCCTTACATGA
- the LOC140663659 gene encoding corrinoid adenosyltransferase MMAB yields the protein MELIRNVWRKSTFIYKNGVQCISLRHSGSTTSNVAEVAVFSRDGDSGLTITDAGDTKPKDDIIFNALGATDELSSYIGLAREFACDGKVEHPYVDKLKRVQMILFDLNHAISKSVPGKTRSFESKHTKDLEEWIVEYANQLPPPEDYIIPGGGKACASLHVARTVCRRAERSITTLVRDGALDKEAQTYLNRLSDFLLTVSRIAAKCDQRTENIYIPRAEVTEEK from the exons ATGGAACTGATCCGAAACGTATGGCGAAAGTCTACTTTCATATACAAAAACGGTGTGCAGTGTATATCTTTGAGACACAG CGGCTCTACAACGTCAAACGTAGCCGAGGTAGCGGTATTTTCACGGGACGGCGACTCCGGGTTGACAATCACAGATGCCGGAGACACGAAGCCGAAGgacgatataattttcaacgcTCTAGGAGCGACCGACGAGCTGTCCTCCTATATAGGATTGGCGAGAGAATTCGCCTGCGATGGGAAGGTCGAACATCCGTACGTCGATAAGCTTAAGAGGGTACAAATGATTTTATTCGATCTAAATCACGCCATATCCAAGTCGGTGCCCGGGAAAACCAGATCCTTTGAAAGCAAGCATACCAAAGACCTCGAAGAATGGATTGTGGAATATGCGAATCAATTACCTCCTCCAGAAGATTACATCATTCCa ggCGGTGGAAAAGCATGCGCTTCCTTACACGTTGCACGAACAGTATGTAGAAGAGCGGAGAGAAGTATTACAACACTAGTGCGAGATGGTGCTCTGGATAAAGAGGCACAAACGTACTTGAATAGATTATCAGACTTTCTATTAACAGTATCGCGCATCGCTGCCAAATGTGATCAACGTAcggagaatatttatattccacGAGCAGAAGTGACAGAGGAGAAATGA
- the Sbds gene encoding ribosome maturation protein SBDS — protein MAKIFTPTNQIRLTNVAVVRMKKGGKRFEIACYKNKVISWRNKLEKDIDEVLQTHTIFTNVSKGQVAKKEDLVKAFGIDDQTEICKQILAKGELQVSDKERHLALDSMFKDIATTVASKCINPETKHPYPVSMIENAMREEIHFSVKPNRNAKQQALDVISQLKEVMPLERAQMRLRIVIPEKEARKLKDKLMKFITKLETEKWDNRSLIIICLIDPGQYRGIDELLRSETKGTALVELVNLNEVIEGEELLT, from the exons ATGGCGAAAATATTTACGCCGACAAATCAAATAAGACTGACAAATGTTGCTGTCGTTCGCATGAAGAAAGGTGGCAAACGATTCGAAATTGCTTGTTACAAGAATAAAGTAATATCTTggagaaataaatt gGAAAAGGACATTGACGAAGTATTGCAAACACATACAATATTCACCAACGTATCAAAAGGTCAAGTGGCAAAGAAGGAAGATCTCGTAAAAGCTTTTGGCATTGATGATCAGACCGAAATATGCAAACAGATTCTTGCAAAAGGTGAGCTCCAAGTTTCTGATAAAGAAAGGCATTTAGCTTTAGACTCTATGTTCAAAGACATTGCCACGACAGTCGCCAGTAAGTGTATAAATCCGGAAACTAAACATCCATATCCAGTTTCTATGATTGAGAATGCCATGAGAGaggaaatacatttttctgtTAAACCTAATCGAAATGCCAAACAACAGGCGCTAGACGTCATCTCTCAATTAAAAGAGGTGATGCCTTTGGAACGTGCCCAAATGAGACTCAGGATTGTTATCCCAGAAAAGGAAGCAAGGAAATTGAAAGATAAACTCatgaaatttataactaaattGGAGACAGAGAAATGGGATAACagatcattaataataatttgcttaaTTGATCCAGGTCAATATAGAGGGATAGATGAATTGTTGCGATCAGAAACAAAGGGTACTGCTTTAGTAGaattagttaatttaaatgaagtAATTGAAGGAGAAGAACTTTTAACGtag